The following coding sequences lie in one Thermodesulfobacteriota bacterium genomic window:
- a CDS encoding NapC/NirT family cytochrome c, whose protein sequence is HIVSGVRDTYAEFTKGLDTEESYDAHRAEMARNARMSLKKWDSSPCRACHKNVRPENGHGKEEHKRMETEGLTCIDCHQGIYHKPVPEEKLSFPFFPFSRRPA, encoded by the coding sequence CATATAGTAAGCGGGGTCAGGGACACCTACGCGGAGTTTACGAAAGGTCTTGATACCGAAGAGAGCTACGACGCGCACCGGGCCGAGATGGCCCGTAACGCGCGGATGAGCTTGAAGAAGTGGGACAGCTCTCCCTGCAGGGCCTGCCACAAGAACGTCCGGCCCGAGAACGGCCACGGCAAGGAGGAGCATAAGAGGATGGAGACAGAGGGCCTTACCTGCATAGACTGCCACCAGGGCATATACCATAAGCCCGTGCCTGAAGAAAAACTTTCATTTCCATTTTTTCCATTTTCCCGTAGGCCCGCTTGA